The Pseudomonas sp. PDM14 genomic interval CAACGCCGCCGCCGACCTGCTCGGTGTCGCACCGCTGCCGTACAGCCAGGTCAAGTACGTGACCTGCCTCGACCTCGGCGCCTGGGGCGCCGTGTACACCGAAGGCTGGGATCGCAAGGTGGTGCTGACCCGCGCCGAAGGCAAGGAGCTGAAGACCCAGATCAACACCCAGTGGATCTACCCGCCGGTAGCCAACCGCGACACCGCCCTGGCCGCCGCCGACCCGCTGATCCCCGTGGTCGCCTGAAGCCCGGCGCCGGGTTCACACCAGGCGCTCCCCTTCCAACCCGGACGCGTGTCGTCCGGGTTTTCTTCGCTCATCTGTCTCGTTCAGGAGATGCCCATGCTCGATGCCCACGCGCGCGGCCTGCCCAGCCGCCCCGGCACCTGGCCGCTGCTGCAGCGCTGGTCCCTGTGGCTGCCGCCGCTGATTGCTGCCTTCTACCCCTTCCTGCTTGACGCCTTCCACCTGCGGGTGAAGGCCGACGGCGCGGTCACCCCGGGATCCGCGCTTCTGCTGCTGGCCATGTTCGTCGTGCCGGCGCTGGGTCTGTACCTGGCCTGTCGCGCCGATGGCCGCGAGCCCGGCGCTATCCGTGCCCGGCGCCTGGCCCTGTTGCTGGTGGCGACGCCGACGCTGTACTGCTTCGTCGGGGTCAACCTGTACATGCTCGGCAGCCCGGTGGCGGACGCCTGGTTCTGGACGCCGGCCTGGCTGCTGGTCGCCCTGTGCGCCAGCCTGGTTACCCCGCGCGCCAGCGCAGGGCATACCGCCTCGGCGAGCAGCCCAGCGCTGCGCGTGGCCCACGGCAGTGCCGGCCTGCTGGTGACGCTGTTCGTCGGCTTTCATTTGTTCAACCACCTGTTCAGCCTGGCCGGCGAAGAAAGTCATGCCCGCCTGATGGACTGGGGCCGGCAGTTCTACCGCGCGCCCGTGGTCGAGGCGCTGCTGGTCGCCGCCCTGCTCTTCCAGGTGGTGTCCGGGCTGCGCCTGGCATGGCAGTGGAGCGCGCGGGGCGGTGATTTCCAGCGTCTGTTCCAGCTCGCCTCGGGGGTCTTCCTCGCGGTGTTCATTCTCGGCCACCTGAACGCGGTGTTCGTCTTCGCCCGCACCTGGGCCGGCATCGAGACCGACTGGGCCTTCGCCACCGGCGCACCCACCGGGCTGATCATGGACCCGTGGAGCATTCGCCTGCTGCCGCATTACGCCCTCGGCGTGTTCTTCATCCTCGCCCACCTCGTCTCGGGGCTGCGCGTGGTGTTGCTCGCCCACGACGTCGCGCAGGCGACGGCCAACCGCATCTGGTGGTTCGGCGCCGCCGGCGCGGCGCTGGTGTCGCTGGCGATCATGCTCGGCATGACCGGCACGCGGCTGGCATGAAGGCGGCGGTCACTGCCCGCGTCGCCGCGCGGGCAACCGCAGAATGCACAACGCCCCGCAGGACGGGGCGTTGCTGTTTACGCGCCGGCGACGCGCGTCAGAGGCGTATGCCGGGGCGGCGCTTGGTCAACTGCTGCACCATGGCGCTGGCGACGACCGCCGTGGGTAGCAACGCATCCGGCACGCCGGGGCCGCGCACGCGATAACCGCGAATCTCGGTGGTGCCATCCGGGCGCTCCACGACCCACTGCACCACGCTGAACGCGCCCTTGGTAAATACCGTTGCTCCTGATCGTTCCATTACTCAGCCTCCTTGCTCGAACGAACGAGCGTAGACGCTGTTCCCAGTGGCGCAAGCGGGCCGGATCAACGGTGCAACGCCGTTCGCTGCGGGCTACGCCAACCAGCCGAGCGTCAGCGCGGTGAGGAGCAGGTAACGGCCGGCCTTGGCCAGGCTGACGAGCAACAGGAAGCGCCAGAACGGCTCACGCAACACCCCGGCCATCACCGTCAGCGGATCGCCGATCACCGGCGCCCAGCTCAGCAGCAATGACCAGCGGCCGAAGCGCCCGTAAGCGCGCTGCGCCTGGTGCAGCCGCGCCTCGCTGATGGGAAACCAGCGTTTGTGGCGCAGGCGTTCGATGTAGCGACCGAGCAGCCAATTGAGCACCGAGCCCAGCACGTTGCCCAGCGTCGCCACCAGCAACAGCGCCGCCACGGGATAGCGCTCGGTCAGCAGCAAGCCGACCAGCACGGCCTCGGACTGCATCGGCAACAGCGTGGCAGCAACCAGCGCGGAGAAGAACAGGCCGGCGTAGGCTGGCACATCCCACAGCGCAATCATGCGCGCAGCCCACTGGCAGGTGTCGTGTAACGGGCGCCATAGGGCCCGCGGTTGCCGGTCATGCGTGATCTCCAGAACATGCGAGCAGTCCCGCCCAGCTCGCAGCGCGTCAGGCTACAGCAGAACGGTCGGCGGATGGGCAACGGCAGCGATGGTGCTCGGTAACGCGGGCAGGCAACGATCAGGGGTGGAATTCGTCGGCGATACGCTCGATCAGGGTTCTGGCAATGATCAGATCGTCGTCGTTCAGTTGCGAGTTGCTGTAGGCGCGAATGATCTCGTTCTGGATCTCGATCAACTGGCGCGTCTTGCGGGCACACCGCGAAGCAGGTTGCGGGTATTGCGTCGGCAGCAGTTCAAGCAGGGTTTCGCAGCGGCTGATGACTGGTGACGTTTTCATACGGGGTGCCTGCGCAACCGGGGGCCAAGAATGCGGCGAAAATTCTACGCCCCGTGCCCGGCCAGCAAATAGTTCTTTAGTACTGGTTTCCTGAGCGCACAGCTCAACGCGCGAAGAACCACCAATAGGCCAGCACCGGAGCCAGCCCGGCCAGTAACGTCACAGCCTGCTTGAACGGCCCGGAACGGATCAGGTAGCTCTTGGCGGGTTTGCGCGGGTTGTAGTGGACCGTAACCCGCCCGGCAGGATCGACCTCGATCCCGCGCATCTGCGCCTGCAGCACAAAGCGGCCATTGGCGCTGGCCATGACTTTCCAAGGCGACAGGCGATTGCCGCTGTAGGCGTTGCCATCCACCTCGTACGTGTAGGCGACCTTGCCCACGTACTCCTGCTGCGACGGCACGTAATCACGGGCGCCGAACATCGCCACATCACAACGAACAAGCTGGCCGGTGGTGCTCGGCCAGCGCCAGATCAGCCACAGGTACATCGCCGAAGACACCATGACCGCACAGACATACAGCGCCGCCAGCAGCGCCAGGCTCTGCTTGTCGCCCGCGGCGGCCCGTTCGAAAACCTGATAGATGGCAGTGAAGATGTCCATGGCTGTCCTGGCGCTGTGCGAGACGACCGAATTTACACCGCCCGCGCTCAGCGGGGCGTGCCGTCATCACAACAATCAGCCTGTGGAGCGCGAGCCGCGCCTGAGCATCGCGGCGAACAACGGCGAATACTGCGTTTGCCGCTCCAGCCGCGCGACGAATGCCAGTACCTCATCCTGGGCATCCTGGCTGATGTGCGGCTGCGCCATCTTGCGAAACTTGCGCTCGAAGTCGGCATCGCCCATCGGCGTTTCCAGGGAGCCGGGGCCGCTGAGCATTTCGCTGCTCAACGTCTCGCCCGAGGTCAGCCGCAGCGTTACCCGGTTGGCCAGGTAGCGCGGAAACAGCCGCGTCAGCGCCGGGTCCTCGGTCACCGTGGTGCGGCTCATCAGGGCGATGGCGCGCGGGTCGGCGATCTGCTCCGGCGCGTAGGACGCCAGGCTGATGTCGCCATCCAGCAAGGCACGCGCGACGTTGTAGGGCAGGCTGTGGTCCGCGGTTTCACGCGTGCGCGGTCGCCATTTCTCCGCCGAATCGGCAAGCACGCGGCGGTTGAATTCCGAGGTTTCGATATGGATGGCCTCCACCTGCGCGAGGTCGGCGAGGCGCCCGCGCAGATCGATGCCCGCCCACACCGCGGTGTGCAGTTCGCCATTGGTGGGGAAGGTCTTGGTCAGCGAGCGGAGGATGGCAAAGCGACCATTGGCGGCGCTGCCGAAGTTCTCGACATCCAGCGCGAATTCGCCGGTGACCTGCTTGAACAGGCCCATCTCGCCCTCGAACACCGGCGCCGGCCCGGTCATGCCGTGGCGCGCCAGGTTCGCCGCGAAGATCGCGTTGCGCGCGGCGTTGGCCGCCGAACAGCCCTTCCAGTCCGACAGCGCCCCGGAGCGCACCTGGCGCATGGCCAGGTGGCCGCTGAGGGCGATGTTGATCGCCTGCTCGGTGCGCGCCTCGTCCAGTTTCAGCAGGCGCGCCGCGGCGGCCGCCATGGCCACGTTGATGTAGTTGACGTGGTCCCAGCCGCGCTTGTTGAGGCTGGCGGCGTCCTGCAGGCGCATCTGGATTTCGTAGGCGACGACGATGGCGGCGATCAGCTCGCGGCCGCTCGCCCCTTCGGCCTCGGCCAGCGCCAGGCAGGCGGGGATGTTGTCGCTCGGGTGGCCCGGTTCGAGGCCCATGTAGCCGTCGTTGTAATCGAGAAAGCGCAC includes:
- a CDS encoding YqaA family protein → MIALWDVPAYAGLFFSALVAATLLPMQSEAVLVGLLLTERYPVAALLLVATLGNVLGSVLNWLLGRYIERLRHKRWFPISEARLHQAQRAYGRFGRWSLLLSWAPVIGDPLTVMAGVLREPFWRFLLLVSLAKAGRYLLLTALTLGWLA
- a CDS encoding DUF3592 domain-containing protein, with the protein product MDIFTAIYQVFERAAAGDKQSLALLAALYVCAVMVSSAMYLWLIWRWPSTTGQLVRCDVAMFGARDYVPSQQEYVGKVAYTYEVDGNAYSGNRLSPWKVMASANGRFVLQAQMRGIEVDPAGRVTVHYNPRKPAKSYLIRSGPFKQAVTLLAGLAPVLAYWWFFAR
- a CDS encoding MmgE/PrpD family protein, with the protein product MARRCAPPPELAAFANGSMVRFLDYNDGYMGLEPGHPSDNIPACLALAEAEGASGRELIAAIVVAYEIQMRLQDAASLNKRGWDHVNYINVAMAAAAARLLKLDEARTEQAINIALSGHLAMRQVRSGALSDWKGCSAANAARNAIFAANLARHGMTGPAPVFEGEMGLFKQVTGEFALDVENFGSAANGRFAILRSLTKTFPTNGELHTAVWAGIDLRGRLADLAQVEAIHIETSEFNRRVLADSAEKWRPRTRETADHSLPYNVARALLDGDISLASYAPEQIADPRAIALMSRTTVTEDPALTRLFPRYLANRVTLRLTSGETLSSEMLSGPGSLETPMGDADFERKFRKMAQPHISQDAQDEVLAFVARLERQTQYSPLFAAMLRRGSRSTG